One genomic window of Ruminococcus gauvreauii includes the following:
- the rlmD gene encoding 23S rRNA (uracil(1939)-C(5))-methyltransferase RlmD, with protein MNLKKNDIVQITIEDMGHNGEGIGKIDGYPLFIKDAVIGDEISAIVTKAGKSYGYGRVKDILRPSIHRVEPLCPHAGPCGGCQIQALEYSRQLEYKENTIRNHLKRIGGFENPPMEPIIGMDQPFYYRNKAQFPVGKDRDGRIITGFYAGRTHRIIDNRRCYLGLPVNEDILNRVISYMEECSVEPYDEETGTGIVRHVLIRSGFSSGEVMVCLVVNAKSLPSGEKLVERLRAIPGMASITISINRKKTNVIMGEDIRLLWGKTYITDSIGDIQYRVSPLSFYQVNPVQTRKLYELALEYAGLTGNETVWDLYCGIGTISLFLARNAGRVCGVEIIPQAIEDAKQNAALNGIENAEFFVGKAEEVLPQKYRDEQIKADVIVVDPPRKGCDEKLLETMVQMRPERIVYVSCDSATLARDLKYLCGNGYELVRVRGVDQFCQTVHVETIVLIQRKTM; from the coding sequence ATGAATTTGAAAAAGAATGACATTGTGCAGATAACAATTGAAGATATGGGGCATAACGGTGAGGGGATCGGAAAAATCGACGGCTACCCTCTCTTTATCAAGGATGCTGTGATCGGAGATGAGATCTCAGCGATCGTAACGAAAGCGGGGAAGAGTTACGGATACGGACGGGTGAAGGACATCCTGAGGCCTTCTATACATCGCGTGGAACCCTTGTGCCCGCACGCGGGTCCATGCGGCGGCTGCCAGATTCAGGCACTCGAGTATTCCAGGCAGCTGGAATATAAGGAGAACACCATCCGCAATCATTTGAAACGGATCGGAGGTTTCGAGAACCCTCCGATGGAGCCCATCATCGGCATGGACCAGCCGTTTTACTACAGGAATAAAGCACAGTTTCCGGTCGGAAAAGACAGAGACGGACGGATCATCACCGGTTTCTATGCGGGCCGGACGCACCGCATCATCGACAACCGAAGATGTTACCTGGGCCTGCCGGTAAATGAAGACATTCTGAACCGTGTGATCTCTTATATGGAGGAATGCAGCGTGGAGCCGTACGATGAGGAGACAGGAACCGGAATCGTGCGTCACGTGTTAATACGCAGCGGATTTTCCAGCGGGGAAGTCATGGTCTGCCTGGTGGTCAATGCAAAATCCCTGCCATCGGGTGAAAAACTGGTGGAGCGGCTGAGGGCGATCCCGGGTATGGCGAGCATTACAATCTCCATCAACCGGAAGAAGACGAATGTCATCATGGGAGAGGATATCAGACTTCTCTGGGGAAAGACTTACATCACGGACAGCATCGGTGACATCCAGTATCGGGTATCACCGCTTTCCTTTTATCAGGTAAATCCTGTTCAGACCAGGAAACTGTATGAACTTGCGCTGGAGTATGCAGGTCTGACGGGAAACGAGACGGTGTGGGATCTGTACTGCGGTATCGGCACGATCTCCCTGTTTCTGGCCCGGAATGCGGGCCGCGTATGCGGTGTTGAGATCATTCCGCAGGCAATCGAGGACGCGAAACAAAATGCCGCGTTAAATGGCATTGAAAACGCTGAGTTTTTCGTCGGTAAGGCGGAGGAAGTGCTGCCGCAGAAGTACCGGGACGAACAGATCAAAGCGGACGTGATCGTCGTCGACCCGCCGCGCAAGGGCTGCGATGAGAAGCTGCTAGAGACCATGGTGCAGATGCGGCCGGAGCGGATCGTGTATGTGAGCTGTGATTCTGCGACGCTGGCGCGGGATTTGAAGTATCTCTGCGGGAATGGGTATGAACTGGTGAGGGTCAGGGGAGTTGATCAGTTTTGTCAGACCGTTCATGTAGAGACTATAGTGTTGATACAAAGAAAAACCATGTAG
- a CDS encoding S1C family serine protease, whose translation MSDYSFIKEVIKEKPINKKALFVKLVILLVGAIIFGVVAAYVFANALPSFQEKVENKQDSKVNIEDENPPENVVENQETREESQETQVVEVPAELGLSDYKKFYQDMVEVSETASRSMVTVIGITDNMDWFNNTYENQRQISGLIIARTSQEIYILTEYRGVEKVDRIQVTFWDDATVDARFQKTDPNTGLTVLKVPLGEIEETTLEQLVTAPLGSSYSTAQGNPVMALGSPMGYSDSIAFGVVTSVSNKVSTLDTEYTILTTDILGSKDGSGILLDLEGQIVGVILQGYSNDGNTVTAIGISEIKTLMETLSNNGELPYIGIRGQDVTADISEKTGIPKGVYVNEVQTDSPAMLAGIMSGDVIIKVKSSEVETMTEYTKALEKCKAGQVVTVTAMRKGAEGYAEIVFDVTVGAL comes from the coding sequence ATGAGTGATTATAGCTTTATTAAAGAGGTTATAAAAGAAAAGCCGATTAATAAGAAGGCACTCTTTGTGAAACTGGTGATTTTACTGGTTGGGGCGATCATTTTCGGAGTGGTCGCGGCATATGTATTTGCAAATGCTCTCCCGTCGTTTCAGGAAAAGGTGGAGAACAAACAGGATTCCAAGGTGAACATAGAGGATGAGAATCCCCCTGAAAATGTGGTTGAAAACCAGGAAACCAGGGAAGAGTCCCAGGAGACCCAGGTCGTGGAAGTGCCCGCGGAACTTGGACTCTCAGACTATAAGAAATTTTATCAGGATATGGTGGAAGTGTCTGAGACTGCTTCCAGGTCAATGGTAACGGTGATCGGTATCACGGATAATATGGACTGGTTTAACAACACGTATGAGAATCAGCGTCAGATCTCCGGGCTGATCATTGCCAGGACCAGCCAGGAGATTTATATTCTGACGGAGTACCGGGGTGTTGAAAAAGTTGACCGGATTCAGGTGACATTCTGGGACGACGCCACGGTGGATGCACGCTTCCAGAAGACGGATCCGAATACCGGGCTTACCGTTTTAAAAGTTCCGCTTGGCGAAATCGAAGAAACCACTCTGGAACAGCTGGTAACTGCCCCGCTGGGGAGTTCGTATTCGACGGCGCAGGGAAATCCGGTTATGGCGCTAGGAAGCCCGATGGGATACAGTGATTCGATCGCATTCGGGGTTGTGACATCTGTTTCGAATAAGGTTTCGACGCTGGATACGGAATATACGATCCTGACGACGGATATTCTCGGAAGCAAGGACGGAAGCGGAATCCTGCTGGATCTGGAAGGACAGATTGTCGGCGTTATTCTTCAGGGATATTCCAATGACGGAAATACGGTGACTGCGATCGGCATTTCGGAGATCAAAACACTCATGGAGACGCTGTCAAACAACGGGGAACTTCCGTATATCGGAATCAGGGGACAGGATGTCACAGCGGATATTTCAGAGAAGACGGGGATCCCGAAGGGTGTCTATGTCAATGAGGTTCAGACAGATTCTCCGGCGATGCTTGCCGGTATCATGAGCGGGGATGTCATCATCAAAGTAAAGAGCAGCGAGGTGGAAACCATGACAGAATATACGAAGGCACTTGAGAAATGTAAGGCGGGACAGGTGGTCACAGTGACAGCGATGCGCAAAGGTGCGGAGGGTTATGCAGAGATTGTATTTGACGTAACCGTCGGAGCATTATAA
- a CDS encoding 3'-5' exoribonuclease YhaM family protein, with protein sequence MKYIKELREGDRIAGVYLCKQKQSAVTKNGKAYENVILQDKTGTVDAKIWDPNSQGIDDFDALDYIDLMGDVTSFAGSLQVSIKRSRKADEGSFDPGDYLPVSVRDRDSMYQEVLALVQSVKNPWLSALLKYYFEQDEAFVRAFKFSSAAKSVHHGFVGGLLEHTLSVAGLCEYYVKMYPYLNRDLLVTSALCHDIGKTKELSAFPVNDYTDDGQLLGHIMIGAEMLHDAIRTIEGFPVKLETELKHCILAHHGELEYGSPKKPALAEAVALNLADNTDARLETLREVFDAAGDNADWLGYNRLFESNIRRTTG encoded by the coding sequence ATGAAATATATCAAAGAACTTCGAGAGGGAGACAGGATTGCCGGGGTCTATCTCTGCAAACAAAAACAGTCGGCGGTTACGAAAAACGGAAAAGCATATGAGAATGTGATCCTGCAGGACAAGACGGGAACGGTGGATGCAAAAATCTGGGACCCGAATTCGCAGGGGATCGATGACTTCGACGCCCTGGATTATATTGATCTGATGGGGGATGTGACGAGCTTTGCGGGGTCGCTGCAGGTGAGTATCAAGCGCAGCCGAAAGGCGGATGAAGGATCCTTTGACCCGGGAGACTACCTGCCGGTCAGTGTCAGGGACCGTGATTCCATGTATCAGGAAGTACTGGCACTTGTACAGTCTGTGAAAAACCCGTGGCTCTCAGCTTTATTAAAGTATTATTTTGAACAGGACGAGGCTTTTGTCAGGGCATTTAAGTTCAGCTCAGCCGCCAAGAGCGTTCACCACGGTTTTGTAGGCGGACTTCTGGAACATACGCTGAGCGTCGCAGGTCTGTGTGAATACTATGTAAAAATGTATCCGTACCTGAACAGAGACCTTCTGGTCACCTCCGCGCTGTGCCATGACATAGGAAAGACAAAAGAACTGTCGGCGTTCCCTGTTAATGACTATACGGATGACGGGCAGCTGCTCGGACATATCATGATCGGCGCGGAAATGCTGCATGACGCCATCCGCACGATCGAAGGATTTCCGGTGAAGCTGGAGACAGAGCTGAAGCACTGTATTCTGGCACATCACGGCGAACTGGAATACGGTTCCCCAAAGAAACCGGCCCTCGCGGAAGCGGTCGCTCTGAATCTGGCGGACAACACGGACGCCAGACTGGAAACACTGAGAGAAGTATTTGATGCAGCGGGAGACAATGCCGACTGGCTGGGATATAACCGCCTGTTTGAGTCCAATATCAGAAGAACGACAGGCTGA
- a CDS encoding CRISPR-associated endonuclease Cas3'', which yields MFAHKRESDGKKQEWSEHSRNVSKLCSQRAEKLGLGTLAKLIGLLHDFGKGNADWQDHLEGIGSKHPNHAGLGALYVEQRWWMPEKASKERQAAQVISLCIYGHHAGLPDCLNDSGSSPFLEGLREQPGNYYMEAMDNFYDEVASSDELDELFADACSELERFGLDKYSFEWGMLARLLLSILVDSDRWDSACFEYDADPFETSKDDLPDWEKLLMVLENYMEDFPKEGKLARIRWDISDCCRTAGEFGPGIYTLSVPTGGGKTYSSLRFALAQAKNNKQERVFYFIPMNTILDQNSRDIRKALSDYPSILEHHSNVVLEDEEDEKNYRRLAERWDSDIILSSLVQFLDSLFRNGNGKVRRMNRLVNSVLIFDEIQALPKKCRELFTKAIGFLAQYCNCTVLLCTATQPNLSLTSQELVPEAEALYKKLKRVTYVPQLGVRTYQEAADEISTFVQKEKSVLTIVNTKDAAWNLFRGIYEQLEGLGYRLAEIQQELTDEELEKCAEESVGNVVLCVHLSTLMCPMHRKEILRWVKAWLKKKRRVCCVSTALIEAGINVSFPVVIRSLADIPSMIQAAGRCNRNCEADMGTVYLWNLAEERLGRLPDIQKGKEISMSLLSNMGNPDELGDPEMIKKYFIKEEEYTRKVEKYPYKEWNSDLITMLSTNSGCIIAAKNKPEDRSSRLSKRFRQSFRTAGAVFQVIDQKTKSVIVPYGGGKELIEKLAGQHTLGEEIKYLKEAQQYSVNLFEHVFERLAKEGALNSLGETGAVVLKEEYYDVWAGVKIMPQEMKDLIM from the coding sequence ATTTTTGCGCATAAAAGAGAATCTGATGGAAAGAAACAAGAGTGGAGTGAGCACAGCAGAAATGTGTCAAAATTATGTTCCCAGAGGGCTGAAAAACTAGGGCTTGGTACATTGGCAAAGCTAATTGGGCTGCTTCACGATTTCGGGAAAGGGAACGCGGATTGGCAGGACCATCTGGAGGGTATTGGCAGCAAGCATCCGAATCACGCCGGTCTGGGGGCGCTTTATGTTGAGCAGCGTTGGTGGATGCCAGAGAAAGCGTCGAAGGAAAGACAGGCAGCACAGGTGATTTCTTTGTGTATTTATGGTCATCATGCCGGTTTACCGGATTGCCTGAATGATTCCGGCAGCTCTCCATTTTTAGAGGGATTGCGGGAACAACCGGGCAATTATTATATGGAAGCAATGGACAATTTTTACGATGAAGTAGCGTCTTCTGATGAATTAGACGAGCTGTTCGCAGATGCATGCAGCGAATTGGAAAGGTTTGGGTTAGATAAGTATTCCTTTGAATGGGGAATGCTCGCCCGACTTTTGCTGAGTATTCTTGTTGATTCAGACAGATGGGATTCCGCATGCTTCGAATATGATGCGGATCCATTTGAAACGTCAAAAGATGATCTGCCGGACTGGGAAAAACTTCTTATGGTACTGGAAAATTATATGGAAGATTTCCCTAAAGAAGGAAAACTGGCCAGAATCAGATGGGATATATCGGATTGCTGCAGGACTGCAGGAGAATTTGGCCCGGGAATTTATACTTTATCAGTTCCCACGGGAGGGGGAAAGACGTATTCAAGCCTGAGATTTGCGCTGGCTCAGGCGAAAAATAATAAGCAGGAGAGAGTCTTTTATTTTATACCCATGAACACTATCTTGGATCAAAATTCAAGGGATATCAGAAAGGCGTTGTCAGATTATCCATCTATTTTGGAGCATCATTCCAACGTTGTGCTGGAAGATGAGGAGGATGAGAAAAACTATCGCAGATTGGCAGAACGGTGGGACAGTGATATAATTCTGAGTAGTTTGGTCCAGTTTCTGGATTCATTGTTTCGGAATGGGAATGGCAAGGTGAGGAGAATGAACCGCCTTGTAAATTCAGTTCTTATTTTTGATGAAATTCAGGCTCTGCCGAAAAAATGCCGGGAACTGTTCACAAAGGCTATCGGATTTCTTGCACAGTATTGTAACTGTACGGTATTGCTGTGTACAGCGACACAGCCTAATCTGAGTCTCACCTCGCAGGAACTGGTCCCGGAGGCTGAAGCGTTGTATAAGAAATTAAAACGGGTGACTTATGTTCCTCAGTTGGGAGTGCGTACCTATCAGGAGGCTGCCGATGAAATCTCCACGTTTGTCCAAAAGGAAAAATCTGTGCTGACTATCGTGAACACAAAAGATGCTGCCTGGAATCTGTTTCGAGGGATTTATGAGCAGCTAGAGGGATTGGGTTATAGGTTGGCAGAAATTCAGCAGGAACTTACAGATGAAGAGCTTGAGAAGTGCGCCGAAGAGAGTGTGGGAAATGTGGTTTTGTGTGTACATCTAAGCACGCTGATGTGTCCAATGCACCGTAAAGAGATATTACGCTGGGTCAAGGCCTGGCTGAAAAAGAAAAGGCGGGTTTGCTGCGTTTCCACAGCATTGATCGAGGCGGGGATAAACGTGAGCTTTCCGGTTGTGATCAGAAGTCTGGCTGATATTCCAAGCATGATTCAGGCAGCAGGGCGCTGCAACAGGAACTGTGAAGCGGATATGGGAACGGTATATTTATGGAACCTTGCCGAGGAGAGACTGGGACGATTACCGGATATTCAAAAAGGTAAAGAGATCAGTATGAGCCTGCTCAGTAATATGGGGAACCCGGATGAGTTGGGAGATCCAGAGATGATAAAAAAATATTTTATAAAAGAAGAGGAGTATACTCGGAAGGTTGAAAAATATCCGTATAAAGAATGGAACTCTGATTTGATTACCATGCTTTCGACAAATAGTGGTTGTATAATAGCTGCTAAGAACAAGCCGGAGGATCGATCTTCACGTTTAAGTAAAAGATTTCGCCAGAGTTTCCGGACGGCGGGCGCAGTTTTTCAGGTCATTGACCAAAAAACAAAAAGCGTGATAGTTCCTTATGGCGGGGGCAAGGAGCTGATAGAAAAATTAGCTGGTCAGCATACGCTGGGTGAGGAAATTAAGTATTTGAAAGAAGCCCAGCAATACAGTGTGAATCTATTTGAGCATGTTTTTGAGCGTCTGGCAAAGGAGGGTGCGCTGAATTCTCTGGGAGAGACCGGTGCGGTTGTTTTAAAGGAAGAGTACTATGATGTTTGGGCCGGTGTCAAGATTATGCCGCAGGAAATGAAGGATCTCATAATGTAA
- a CDS encoding endonuclease MutS2: MNSKALQTLEYYKIIQKLTTYASSPMGKTRCESLLPSTDLSEIRSLQQQTHDALSRLFKKGGISFGNAKDIRASLKRLEIGSSLSIPELLTICGMLENCARVKSYGRPEQSDTPGDSLTSMFDALEPLTGLSTEIRHCILSEEEISDDASPALKQIRRSMKFSNDKIHTQLNAIVNGSARTYLQDAVVTMRNGRYCIPVKAEYKGQVPGMIHDQSSSGSTLFVEPMAIVKLNNELRELELKEAAEIEVILSTLSALAAQHQETLRYNLENMVELDFIFARASLAMEHNANEPIFNTTGRIHIRQGRHPLIDSRQVVPIDIRLGEDFDLLIVTGPNTGGKTVSLKTAGLLTLMGQAGLHIPALSRSELSVFTEVYADIGDEQSIEQSLSTFSSHMTNVVSFLAHADDRSLVLFDELGAGTDPTEGAALAISILSYLHGKGIRTMATTHYSELKVYALSTPGVENACCEFDVETLQPTYRLLIGIPGKSNAFAISGKLGLPDFIIQDARQRISEEDTSFEDVISNLEETRKTVEKEQMELQKYKEEIAQLKLQLEEKTEKLSQRREKMIRDANEEAHAVLREAKEYADQTIKQFQKFEKDSPTIQKMEKERQQLREKMKKAEKKMAMQTDPAHISTLKPSDLHPGDTVKIMSLNLKGTVSTLPDAKGNLFVQAGIMRTKTNISDLKLMDEEVIRAPGMKRTGSGKVKMQKSASVSTEINLLGKTVDEAIAELDKYLDDAYIAHVPSVRIVHGKGTGALRRGVHNYLKRQKHVSSYRLGEFGEGDAGVTIVEFK, encoded by the coding sequence ATGAACAGCAAAGCATTACAAACGTTAGAATATTACAAGATCATACAGAAACTAACCACCTATGCCTCCTCGCCGATGGGAAAAACACGCTGCGAATCACTGCTGCCCTCCACCGACCTTTCCGAGATCAGAAGCCTGCAGCAGCAGACGCACGATGCTCTGAGCCGTCTGTTTAAAAAGGGCGGCATCTCTTTCGGAAATGCGAAAGATATCCGGGCTTCTCTGAAACGTCTGGAGATCGGCAGTTCACTCAGTATCCCCGAACTGCTTACGATCTGCGGCATGCTTGAAAACTGTGCCCGCGTCAAATCGTACGGACGTCCGGAACAATCTGACACACCCGGCGATTCCCTGACCTCCATGTTCGACGCGCTGGAGCCGCTGACGGGACTCTCTACAGAGATCCGGCACTGTATTCTGTCAGAAGAAGAAATCAGTGACGACGCGTCACCGGCTCTGAAACAAATCCGCCGGTCCATGAAGTTTTCCAACGATAAAATCCACACGCAGCTGAATGCCATCGTGAACGGAAGTGCCCGCACTTACCTGCAGGATGCGGTCGTCACCATGCGAAACGGACGTTACTGTATTCCCGTGAAAGCAGAATATAAGGGACAGGTACCCGGAATGATCCACGACCAGTCGTCAAGCGGCTCCACGCTGTTTGTGGAACCGATGGCGATCGTCAAACTGAACAATGAGCTGCGCGAACTGGAATTGAAAGAGGCCGCCGAGATTGAAGTCATCCTGTCAACCCTGAGTGCGCTTGCGGCACAGCATCAGGAGACACTGCGGTATAATCTTGAAAATATGGTCGAGCTCGATTTCATTTTTGCCCGGGCTTCCCTGGCAATGGAACACAATGCCAACGAACCGATCTTCAACACGACCGGGAGAATCCACATTCGCCAGGGGCGTCATCCGCTGATTGATTCCCGTCAGGTTGTACCGATCGATATCAGGCTTGGGGAAGACTTCGACCTTCTGATCGTGACAGGTCCCAACACGGGCGGTAAGACAGTCTCGTTAAAAACAGCAGGACTGCTGACTCTGATGGGTCAGGCGGGTCTTCATATTCCTGCTCTCTCCCGTTCGGAACTCTCTGTCTTTACAGAAGTCTATGCGGATATCGGTGATGAGCAGAGTATCGAACAGTCCCTGAGTACCTTCTCCTCACATATGACCAATGTCGTCTCATTTCTTGCACATGCGGACGACAGATCGCTCGTATTGTTTGATGAACTCGGCGCCGGAACCGACCCGACGGAAGGGGCTGCTCTGGCAATCTCCATCCTGTCCTACCTTCACGGAAAAGGCATCCGCACAATGGCCACGACACATTACAGTGAGCTGAAAGTCTATGCCCTCTCCACTCCAGGCGTCGAAAACGCCTGCTGTGAATTTGACGTGGAAACACTGCAGCCGACATACCGGCTGCTGATCGGTATTCCGGGCAAGAGCAACGCTTTCGCTATCTCCGGCAAACTCGGACTCCCGGACTTCATTATCCAGGATGCAAGGCAGCGGATCAGTGAGGAAGACACCTCATTCGAGGATGTGATTTCCAACCTGGAAGAAACCAGGAAAACGGTTGAAAAAGAGCAGATGGAGCTGCAGAAATACAAAGAAGAGATCGCTCAGCTGAAATTACAGCTGGAAGAAAAAACCGAAAAACTATCACAGCGCAGGGAAAAAATGATCCGCGATGCCAACGAGGAGGCACACGCAGTCCTCCGGGAGGCGAAAGAATACGCGGATCAGACCATCAAGCAGTTTCAGAAATTCGAAAAAGACAGTCCTACCATACAGAAGATGGAAAAAGAACGCCAGCAGCTGCGTGAGAAGATGAAAAAGGCAGAAAAGAAAATGGCCATGCAGACAGATCCGGCCCACATCTCCACGCTGAAACCGTCGGACCTGCATCCAGGCGACACGGTAAAGATCATGAGCCTGAATCTGAAGGGAACCGTAAGTACTCTGCCCGACGCAAAAGGCAACCTTTTCGTGCAGGCAGGTATTATGAGGACCAAAACAAATATTTCAGACCTGAAACTCATGGACGAAGAAGTCATTCGGGCTCCGGGCATGAAACGTACCGGTTCCGGAAAGGTAAAGATGCAGAAATCGGCCAGTGTCAGTACCGAGATCAACCTCCTCGGCAAGACCGTGGATGAGGCCATCGCCGAACTGGATAAATATCTGGATGACGCTTATATCGCACACGTGCCGAGTGTCCGTATTGTCCACGGCAAGGGAACGGGGGCACTCCGCAGGGGCGTTCACAATTATCTGAAACGCCAGAAACACGTCTCCTCTTATCGTCTCGGAGAATTCGGCGAGGGAGATGCCGGCGTAACTATCGTTGAGTTTAAATAA